The genomic region CCGGCGGTGCGGTCCGGACGGTGTCACGGCAGGGCGCGCGGCACGATGCCCCGCACCGGTCCTGCCGGTGCGGGGCATCGTGGGAGTGCGGAGCGGGCGGGCCGGTCAGCCGGGGATCAGCCCGTCGTCGCGGAGCATGGAGCGCACCTCTTCGAGGGTGGCGTCGGGTGACGGCAGGATCAGTTCGGACGGCTCCAGGGAGTCGTCGGGGAGCGGTGAGCCGAGCTCGCGCACCTTGTCCAGGAGAGCGTGGAGCGTGGTGCGGAAACCTGGTCCGTCACCGCTCTCCATCTCCGCGAGGAGTATGTCGTCGAGCTTGTTCAGCTCGGCGACATGACTGTCGGCCAGTACGACCTGGCCCTCCCCCATGATCCGTACGATCATGACGCCGCCCTCACTGCTTGTCGAACTTGTGCGGGGACTGCTGCGCCTGCGGTGCCGCGTCCTCCGCGCCACCCTCGATGGCCTGCTGCTGCCCGGCGGAACCGCCTGCCAGCTCGGCCTTCATGCGCTGCAGCTCCAGTTCTACATCCGTACCACCGGAGATCCGGTCCAGCTCGGCGGCGATGTCGTCCTTCGCCGTGCCGGACGGGTCGTCGAGGGCCCCGGAGGCAAGCAGCTCGTCGATGGCCCCGGCGCGCGCCTGGAGCTGCTGGGTCTTGTCCTCGGCCCGCTGGATCGCCAGGCCGACGTCGCCCATCTCCTCGGAGATGCCGGAGAATGCCTCCCCGATCCGCGTCTGGGCCTGGGCCGCGGTGTAGGTGGCCTTGATGGTCTCCTTCTTCGTCCGGAAGGCGTCGACCTTGGCCTGCAGACGCTGGGCCGCGAGGGTGAGCTTCTCCTCCTCGCCCTGCAGCGTCTGGTGCTGCGTCTCCAGGTCCGTGACCTGCTGCTGGAGGGCGGCGCGCCTCGACAGCGCCTCGCGGGCCAGGTCCTCGCGGCCGAGCGCGAGCGCCTTGCGGCCCTGGTCCTCCAGCTTCGACGACTGTCCCTGCAGCTGGTTCAGCTGCAGCTCCAGCCGCTTGCGCGAGGTCGCCACATCGGCGACACCGCGGCGTACCTTCTGAAGCAGTTCGAGCTGCTTCTGGTACGAGTAATCGAGGGTCTCGCGCGGATCCTCGGCCCGGTCAAGGGCCTTGTTTGCCTTCGCGCGGAAGATCATTCCCATACGCTTCATGACACCGCTCATGGGCTTCGCGCGCCCCCTTCTGACGGACTGAGCTCCAGCACTCCAACAGAACCCACAGTACGGGCCCTGTCTCCATTACCGCACTGTTCGAGCACGGATGTGCTCCTCCGCAAGGACGACTGCCGCCGGTGACCGCTCCCGCGCAGGGAGTAGAAGACCATCAGGGATGGCGTCGGCTACGTCCGTTCTGCCCCTGTCGGGACACTTTTCAGGACGCAGGCCGTTGCCGGATCGTTCCCGGCCGGTCCCCGGTAGTACCGGGCGACCCCGTACCCTTGGGTTTTGTGTTCCGTAGCCGTTCCAAGGAAGAGAAGGCCCCCACCGGCAAGGTGACGGCGGACCTCTCCAAGCAGCCCCGCGACCCTCAGGCTCCCAAGGGTCGCCCCACCCCCAAGCGCAGCGATGCCCAGACGCAGCGCCGACGTGCCTCCAGCGGTGCGCCGACCGACCGCAAGGAGGCCGCCAAGCGCCAGCGCGAAGCACGCCGGGCCGACATGGCCCGGCAGCGGGAGGCTCTCGCGTCGGGTGACGAGCGCTATCTGCCGGTGCGGGACAAGGGGCCCGTGCGGCGCTTCGTCCGTGACTTCGTGGACTCGCGCTTCTGCATCGCGGAGTATTTCCTTCCGCTCGCGGTGATCATCCTGATCCTCAGCGTGATCCAGGTCCAGAACATCCAGAACATCTCGCTGCTGCTCTGGCTCGGCGTGATCGTGCTGATCGTCGTCGACTCCATCGGCCTCGGGTTCCGGCTCAAGAAGCAGCTGGCCCAGCGCTTCCCGGACGCCCCGAAGCGCGGCGCTGTGGCCTACGGCCTGATGCGTACGCTCCAGATGCGGCGACTGCGTCTCCCCAAGCCCCAGGTCAAGCGGGGAGAGCGGCCCTGAGCACGGAGCCCTCCGGCTTCACGGGGGTGTCCTCCCAGTGGCTGGGCGGGCTCGGCGGACTGCGCAACACGGTCCGCCAGGAGCTCGTGGCCCGGCAGCTCGACGAGCAGATAGCCGCGCGCTACCCCGTGGGGCAGCGGCTGCGGGTGCTCGATGTCGGCATGGGCCAGGGCACCCAGGCACTGCGCCTGGCCCGGGCCGGCCACTCCGTGACGGGCCTGGAGTCCGACGGCGAGATGCTGCGGTCGGCCCGGGAGTCCCTGGCGGCCGAGCCCGAGGGCATCCGGGAGCGGGTGCGGCTCATCGAGGGCGACGGCCGTGACACCGGGGTGCACTTCCTGCCCGGCAGCTTCGACGTGGTGCTCTGTCACGGGGTGCTGATGTATGTCCCCGAGCCGGATCCGCTGCTGGCCGGGCTGGCCAGGATGCTGGCACCGGGAGGGCTGCTCTCCCTGCTCGTGCGGAACGCGGACGCGCTGGCGATGCGCCCGGGAACGGCCGGCGACTTCGGCGCGGCCCTCGCCGCGTTCGACACGGACACGTACACGAACAGGCTCGGCCTCGACGTACGGGCCGACCGGCTCGACGTCCTGCGGGCCACCCTCGCCGGGATCGCCGCCCCCCTGCACGCCTGGTACGGCGTGCGGGTCTTCACGGACAACGTGAGCAACGAGGCGGAGCTCCCCGGCCCCGAGGAGCTGGCGCGGGTCTTCGCGGCCGAGGACCGGGCGGGGCGGACCGATCCGTACCGCGGGGTGGCGGCGCTGCTGCACCTGTGCGGCGTACGCGGCTGACGCCGGCCGGAGCGCGCCCCGGACCACCGCGGCCCGAGCGGCTGGTCCGGTCGCCGCCGTACGCCTGATCGGCCCACCAGCGCAGGCCGTGGGCGGCCGGCCCTGGCGATACTCCGGGCATGGACGCAACCCCTTCCCGCAGGCGGGTACGCCGCTCACTCACGCCCCTGGCCGCCGGTGCCTGCGTGATCGCCCTGGCGGGCGGCTGCGCCGGACCGGGCCCCGCCCCGTCCGCAGCCCCGGCCCAGCAGGCGGTGGTGTCCCGGGCCACGGGCGATCTGGAGGATCAGTACCGGACCGTCATCAAGGACGTGCTGCCCTCCGTCGTGCAGATCGGCGCGGGGGACGCGCTCGGCTCGGGCATCGTCTACGACGACAAGGGCCACATCGTCACGAACGCCCATGTCGTGGGCAGCGAGAAGACCTTCGACGTCAGCGTCGCCACCGGCGAGAAGGTGCTCAAGGCGTCCCTGGTCTCGTCCTACCCGGAGCAGGACCTGGCCGTCATCAAGCTGGACGACGTCCCCGGCGGGCTGCGGGCCGCGGAGTTCGGGGACACGGACGAGGTCGAGGTGGGGCAGATCGTCCTGGCGATGGGCTCACCGCTCGGCCTCTCCAGCAGCGTCACCCAGGGCATCGTCTCTGCCGTGGGCCGCACGGTCAGCGAAGGGCGCTCCGGAGGCGGCACCGGGGCGACGCTCGCCGACATGGTGCAGACCTCGGCAGCCATCAACCCGGGCAACAGCGGCGGCGCCCTGGTGAACCTCGACAGCGAGATCATCGGCATCCCGACCCTCGCGGCGACGGACGGCGAGCAGGGGGGCGGCGCGGCGCCCGGGATCGGGTTCGCCATTCCCGTCTCGATGGTGCGGACGGTCGCGGACCAGATCATCCGGTCCGGGAAGGTCACCGACTCGGGCCGGGCGGCTCTGGACATCATGGGCCGCACGGTCGTCGACGACGACTACCAGCCGGCCGGTGTCGCGATCGTCAGCGTCGAGAAGGACGGGGCGGCGGCGGACGCCGGCCTGCGCGTCGGGGACGTCATCACCCGGATCGGCGACACCCCGGTCACGACGATCACCTCGCTCTCGGAGGCCCTGGCGGGCGAGAGGCCGGGCCGGAAGGTCCGGGTGACGTACACGCGGGGTGACTCCAGGAAGACGGCCGAGGTCACCCTGGGCGAGATCTGAGGGCCGGTCATGAGGGGCCGGGACACGAAGTCCCGCCCGGGCTCCGGGGCCCGGGCGGTCACGGGGCCCTCAGTCGGCCTGGAGGCTCATCGGGCCGTAGATCTTCGTCGCGTCCTCGAAGAGCGTCACCTGGTCCGCGCCGCCTTCGAGGAGCTCCTTCCAGAACTCACCGATCCAGGACTCCGCGTCGCCCTGAGTCGTGAACTCCTCCGGCTGCAGCGCCGGCTCCGTCTCCGTACCGTCGGACTTCTCGAACCGCCACGTCCACGCCATGTCCGCCTCCTGGGTCACGTTGCTCCCCGAAGACTAGTGGGTGTCCCGGCCGCGCAGGTGGTTCATGGACACGGGAGGATCAGAGCGTGGAACTGACACTGCTCGGCACCGGAGCCCCCGACGGGCTGCCGCGGCCCGACTGCCCCTGCGCCGTGTGCGCGTCCTCCCGCGGCGCCGGAGCACGCGCCGCGACCGCGCTGCTCGTGGACGACGCGCTGCTGCTGGACCTCACCCCGGGCGCCGTGTTCGCCGCCGCCCGCGCGGGACACTCGCTCGCCGGCGTACGGCAGGTGCTGCTGACCCACCCCCATGACGGGCCCGCGGTGGAGCTGCCCGCCTCGCTCCCGCCCGCGGGGCGTGTCCCGGACGGCCAGGAGCTGACGCTGATCAGCGGGCACCGGATCCGGGCCCTGGCGATGGACGCCCCGGGCACGGGCTACGAGGTGACGGCGCCGGAGGGCGAGCGTCTGCTCTATCTGCCGCCCGGGGCCTCCCCCGCCGGTCTGGCCGACCCGGTGGCGGAGCCGTACGACATGGTCGTGTGCGACGTGATCGCGCGGCCGGACGCCGTGGCCAGGCTGCGGGCCGTGCAGGCCGTGGGGCCCACCACCGAGGTGATCGCCGTCCATCTGGACCACGACGCGCCGCCCGGCCCCGCGTTGGACCGCCGGCTCGCCGCGGGCGGGGCGCGGGCCGTGCCGGACGGGACGACGCTGCCGGTGGGCGCCTACCACGCCGTGCCCGAGGTCCCCCGCCGCACTCTGGTCACGGGCGGGGCCCGGTCGGGGAAGTCGGTGGAGGCCGAACAGCGCCTGGAGACCTTCCCCGAGGTGGTGTACGTGGCGACGGGCGGACGCCGCGAAGGGGACGCGGAGTGGGAGTCCCGGATCGGGCTGCACCGGGAGCGCAGGCCTGCCGCCTGGCGCACGGAGGAGACCTGCGAGCTCGCCGGTCTCCTGGAGGAGGACGGCCCGCCGCTGCTGATCGACTGTCTGTCGCTGTGGCTGACGGACGCCATGGACCGGGTCGGAGCGTGGGACGACGACCGGTGGGCGGGCGGCGGGGAGGAGAAGCTGCGCGGACGGGTAGCCGAGCTGGTCCGCGCGGTGCGCGGGACCCGTCGTACGGTCGTCGCCGTGACCAACGAGACCGGCTCCGGTGTCGTCCCGGCGACGCCCTCCGGACGGCGCTTCCGGGACGAACTGGGCCGTCTGAACGCCGCGTTCGCGGCCGAGTGCGAGCAGGTGCTGCTGGTGGTCGCGGGACAGGCGCTGGTGCTGCGGGGCTGAGCCGTGGGCGTATGCGGGGCCGTCGGTGCGGGAAGGAGCGCCGGGTACTGTTCCGGCAGGAACCCCCCGGCGGGTTCCGGCCCACCTAGCGCCGACCCGCGAGGCAGACCCCCGTGAATCTGGACGACTTCTCCGACCTGATCGAACGCCCCGACGGGGGCGTACGGCGTGATGCCGAGGAACGACGGGAGCGGCTCACCGTTCCCGTCGGTGCGCTCGGGCGCCTGGACGAGCTGGGTGAATGGCTGTCGGCCGCCCAGCAGTCGGTGCCCGTCAAGGCGGTCGAGCAGCCTCGCGTCGTGCTGTTCGCCGGTGATCACGGGGTGGCGGAGCTGGAGGTCTCCGGGCGGGCCGCGGGGACCGCGCACGAGCTCGTCCGGGCGGTGCTGGACGGCGCCAGCCCCGTCGCCGTGCTGGCCCGGCGCTTCTCGGTCCCCGTACGCGTCGTGGACGCCGGTCTGGACTGCGATCCGGAGCTGCTGCCCGAAGCAGTCGTCCGTCACCGGGTGCGGCGCGGCAGCGGCCGGATCGACGTCGAGGACGCGCTGACGGCCGAGGAGGCCGAGCAGGCCGTACGCCTCGGGATGCGCGTCGCCGACGAGGAGGCCGACTCCGGCACGGACCTGGTGGTGCTGGGCGATCTCAGCGTCGGCGGCACCACGGCCGCCTCGACCCTGATCGCCGCCCTCTGCGGCACGGACGCCTCGGTGGTGACGGGGCGCGGCGGTGCGGGCATCGACGACCTGGCGTGGATGCGTAAGTGTGCCGCGATCCGGGACGCGCTGCGGCGGGCCCGGCCGGTCCTCGGGGACCAGCTGGAGCTGCTGGCGGCCGTGGGCGGCGCGGACCTGGCGGCCATGACCGGGTTCCTGCTGCAGAGCGCGGTGCGCCGGATGCCCGTGGTGCTGGACGGAGTGGTCTCGGCGGCCTGCGCGCTGGTGGCCCAGCGGGCGGCCTTCCGGGCGCCGGACTGGTGGCTGGCGGGGCAGCTCAGCGGGGAACCGGCCCAGCTGAAGGCGCTGGACCGGATGGCCCTGACCCCGTTGCTCGACCACGGGGTGACGGTGGGCGAGGGGAGCGGGGCCCTGCTGGCACTGCCGCTCGTCCAGGCCGCGGCCGCGCTGGCGGCGGAGCTGCCCGAGCGCGCCCCGGAGCCCGGGGCGGAGCCCGCTGCGGAGGAAGGGGAGGCGGAGGCCGGGGAGCCGTCTGAGGCCCCGGCGGACACGACCGCCTGAGCGCGGCCGTTCGGTCGCGGACGGCCCGGTGGCGGGGCGTCAGGTCCCGCCGCCGGGGCGGGAGCCCGGCAGCGGGGTCCTGTCCGGCGCCCCTCCGATCAGGTCCTGGAAGCGGCGCCGGGGTCCCGCCCAGCGGACGTCGTGGTGATAGGCCCTCAGCACCGCCCTGGCGCGGGCCCGGTGGCGACGGCGGTAGAAGCGCTTCGCCCACGGCGATGCGGGCCGGGCGAGTCTGAGCGCCCCGATCAGCGCGATGAACGGAAGGAGGGTGCCGACCACCGCCATCCTGGCCTTGCCCTTGAACAGGGCGATCAGCACCAGCC from Streptomyces sp. QL37 harbors:
- a CDS encoding DUF3043 domain-containing protein: MFRSRSKEEKAPTGKVTADLSKQPRDPQAPKGRPTPKRSDAQTQRRRASSGAPTDRKEAAKRQREARRADMARQREALASGDERYLPVRDKGPVRRFVRDFVDSRFCIAEYFLPLAVIILILSVIQVQNIQNISLLLWLGVIVLIVVDSIGLGFRLKKQLAQRFPDAPKRGAVAYGLMRTLQMRRLRLPKPQVKRGERP
- a CDS encoding bifunctional adenosylcobinamide kinase/adenosylcobinamide-phosphate guanylyltransferase, with the translated sequence MELTLLGTGAPDGLPRPDCPCAVCASSRGAGARAATALLVDDALLLDLTPGAVFAAARAGHSLAGVRQVLLTHPHDGPAVELPASLPPAGRVPDGQELTLISGHRIRALAMDAPGTGYEVTAPEGERLLYLPPGASPAGLADPVAEPYDMVVCDVIARPDAVARLRAVQAVGPTTEVIAVHLDHDAPPGPALDRRLAAGGARAVPDGTTLPVGAYHAVPEVPRRTLVTGGARSGKSVEAEQRLETFPEVVYVATGGRREGDAEWESRIGLHRERRPAAWRTEETCELAGLLEEDGPPLLIDCLSLWLTDAMDRVGAWDDDRWAGGGEEKLRGRVAELVRAVRGTRRTVVAVTNETGSGVVPATPSGRRFRDELGRLNAAFAAECEQVLLVVAGQALVLRG
- a CDS encoding PspA/IM30 family protein; translated protein: MKRMGMIFRAKANKALDRAEDPRETLDYSYQKQLELLQKVRRGVADVATSRKRLELQLNQLQGQSSKLEDQGRKALALGREDLAREALSRRAALQQQVTDLETQHQTLQGEEEKLTLAAQRLQAKVDAFRTKKETIKATYTAAQAQTRIGEAFSGISEEMGDVGLAIQRAEDKTQQLQARAGAIDELLASGALDDPSGTAKDDIAAELDRISGGTDVELELQRMKAELAGGSAGQQQAIEGGAEDAAPQAQQSPHKFDKQ
- a CDS encoding trypsin-like peptidase domain-containing protein, which gives rise to MDATPSRRRVRRSLTPLAAGACVIALAGGCAGPGPAPSAAPAQQAVVSRATGDLEDQYRTVIKDVLPSVVQIGAGDALGSGIVYDDKGHIVTNAHVVGSEKTFDVSVATGEKVLKASLVSSYPEQDLAVIKLDDVPGGLRAAEFGDTDEVEVGQIVLAMGSPLGLSSSVTQGIVSAVGRTVSEGRSGGGTGATLADMVQTSAAINPGNSGGALVNLDSEIIGIPTLAATDGEQGGGAAPGIGFAIPVSMVRTVADQIIRSGKVTDSGRAALDIMGRTVVDDDYQPAGVAIVSVEKDGAAADAGLRVGDVITRIGDTPVTTITSLSEALAGERPGRKVRVTYTRGDSRKTAEVTLGEI
- a CDS encoding methyltransferase domain-containing protein, which produces MARQLDEQIAARYPVGQRLRVLDVGMGQGTQALRLARAGHSVTGLESDGEMLRSARESLAAEPEGIRERVRLIEGDGRDTGVHFLPGSFDVVLCHGVLMYVPEPDPLLAGLARMLAPGGLLSLLVRNADALAMRPGTAGDFGAALAAFDTDTYTNRLGLDVRADRLDVLRATLAGIAAPLHAWYGVRVFTDNVSNEAELPGPEELARVFAAEDRAGRTDPYRGVAALLHLCGVRG
- the cobT gene encoding nicotinate-nucleotide--dimethylbenzimidazole phosphoribosyltransferase — encoded protein: MNLDDFSDLIERPDGGVRRDAEERRERLTVPVGALGRLDELGEWLSAAQQSVPVKAVEQPRVVLFAGDHGVAELEVSGRAAGTAHELVRAVLDGASPVAVLARRFSVPVRVVDAGLDCDPELLPEAVVRHRVRRGSGRIDVEDALTAEEAEQAVRLGMRVADEEADSGTDLVVLGDLSVGGTTAASTLIAALCGTDASVVTGRGGAGIDDLAWMRKCAAIRDALRRARPVLGDQLELLAAVGGADLAAMTGFLLQSAVRRMPVVLDGVVSAACALVAQRAAFRAPDWWLAGQLSGEPAQLKALDRMALTPLLDHGVTVGEGSGALLALPLVQAAAALAAELPERAPEPGAEPAAEEGEAEAGEPSEAPADTTA